Proteins from a genomic interval of Nocardia sp. BMG51109:
- the tpiA gene encoding triose-phosphate isomerase, with protein MARKPLIAGNWKMNLNHLEAIALVQKIAFALPGKYFAKVDVAVIPPFTDIRSVQTLVEADRLLLTYGAQDVSTHASGAYTGEVSAPMLAKLGCSFVVVGHSERRQYHNEDDATVAAKAKKVLDNGMTPIVCIGEGLGVREAQTHVRYNLEQLRGSLKGMSAEEISKVVVAYEPVWAIGTGQVATPADAQEVCGAIRAELAELADAEIAATVRVLYGGSVNAKNVGELIGQTDIDGALVGGASLKGDEFATLSAIAAGGPLP; from the coding sequence ATGGCTCGTAAGCCGCTGATCGCCGGCAACTGGAAGATGAACCTCAACCATCTCGAGGCCATCGCGCTGGTGCAGAAGATCGCCTTCGCCCTGCCGGGCAAGTACTTCGCGAAGGTCGACGTCGCGGTCATCCCGCCGTTCACCGATATCCGCAGCGTGCAGACGCTGGTCGAGGCCGACCGGCTGCTGCTCACCTACGGCGCCCAGGACGTGTCGACGCACGCCTCCGGTGCCTACACCGGTGAGGTCAGCGCGCCCATGCTGGCGAAGCTGGGCTGCAGCTTCGTGGTGGTCGGCCATTCGGAGCGGCGGCAGTACCACAACGAGGACGACGCCACCGTGGCGGCGAAGGCCAAGAAGGTGCTCGACAACGGGATGACCCCGATCGTGTGCATCGGCGAGGGCCTCGGTGTCCGCGAGGCGCAGACGCACGTCCGGTACAACCTGGAGCAGCTGCGCGGTTCGCTCAAGGGTATGTCGGCGGAGGAGATCTCGAAGGTTGTCGTCGCCTACGAGCCGGTATGGGCGATCGGCACCGGTCAGGTCGCCACCCCCGCCGACGCGCAGGAGGTGTGCGGCGCGATCCGGGCCGAGCTGGCGGAGCTGGCGGACGCGGAGATCGCGGCGACGGTGCGGGTGCTGTACGGCGGCTCGGTGAATGCCAAGAACGTCGGCGAGCTGATCGGTCAGACCGATATCGACGGCGCACTGGTCGGCGGCGCATCGCTGAAGGGCGACGAGTTCGCCACCCTCTCGGCCATCGCGGCCGGTGGCCCGCTTCCGTGA
- the pgk gene encoding phosphoglycerate kinase: MAVKTLQDLLDEGVEGRGVLVRSDLNVPLDDGAITDPGRIVASAPTIRALAEAGAKVVVTAHLGRPKGAPDPALSLAPVATRLAEELGRNVQLAGDVVGQDALARSEGLTDGDVLLLENIRFDPRETSKDDAERGKLALALVELVGDDGAFVSDGFGVVHRKQASVYDVAKLLPHYAGTLVAAEVDVLRTLTADPRRPYAVVLGGSKVSDKLAVIEALAPKVDTLVIGGGMCFTFLAAQGLPVGSSLLQEEMIATCRDLLDRYADVIHLPVDIVVGERFAADAESKTVAANEIPDGWMGLDVGPESAKRFAALLTEAQTIFWNGPMGVFEFEKFAAGTRGVAEAIVTATGKGAFSVVGGGDSAAAVRALGLPDDGFSHISTGGGASLEYLEGKELPGISVLEQEAE, from the coding sequence ATGGCAGTCAAGACACTTCAGGACCTGCTGGACGAGGGCGTCGAGGGCAGGGGCGTGCTGGTGCGCTCCGACCTCAACGTTCCCCTCGACGACGGCGCGATCACCGACCCGGGCCGGATCGTCGCCTCCGCGCCCACGATCAGGGCGCTGGCCGAGGCCGGTGCCAAGGTCGTCGTGACCGCGCACCTCGGCCGCCCGAAGGGCGCACCCGATCCGGCGCTGTCGCTGGCCCCGGTGGCGACCAGGCTGGCCGAGGAACTGGGCCGCAACGTGCAGCTCGCCGGTGACGTGGTAGGCCAGGACGCGCTGGCGCGGTCGGAGGGCCTGACCGACGGCGACGTGCTGCTGCTGGAGAACATCCGCTTCGATCCGCGCGAGACCAGCAAGGACGACGCCGAGCGCGGCAAGCTGGCGCTGGCGCTGGTCGAGCTGGTCGGTGACGACGGCGCGTTCGTCTCCGACGGATTCGGCGTGGTGCACCGCAAGCAGGCCTCGGTCTACGACGTGGCGAAGCTGCTGCCGCACTACGCGGGCACGCTGGTCGCCGCCGAGGTCGACGTGTTGCGGACGCTGACGGCCGACCCGCGGCGCCCGTACGCCGTGGTGCTGGGCGGATCCAAGGTCTCCGACAAGCTGGCCGTCATCGAGGCGCTGGCGCCGAAGGTCGACACCCTGGTGATCGGCGGCGGCATGTGCTTCACCTTCCTTGCGGCACAGGGTCTTCCGGTCGGTTCGTCGCTGCTGCAGGAGGAGATGATCGCCACCTGCCGCGATCTGCTGGACCGCTACGCCGACGTCATCCACCTGCCCGTCGACATCGTGGTGGGTGAGCGGTTCGCGGCCGACGCCGAGTCGAAGACCGTGGCCGCCAACGAGATTCCCGACGGCTGGATGGGTCTGGACGTGGGCCCGGAATCGGCGAAGCGGTTCGCGGCACTGCTGACGGAGGCACAGACGATCTTCTGGAACGGCCCGATGGGCGTGTTCGAGTTCGAGAAGTTCGCCGCGGGCACCCGCGGAGTCGCCGAGGCGATCGTGACGGCGACCGGCAAGGGTGCCTTCTCGGTGGTCGGCGGCGGCGATTCGGCCGCGGCCGTGCGCGCGCTCGGCCTGCCGGACGACGGGTTCTCGCACATTTCGACCGGCGGCGGCGCGTCGCTGGAATACCTGGAGGGCAAGGAACTTCCGGGTATCAGCGTTCTGGAACAGGAGGCCGAGTGA
- the gap gene encoding type I glyceraldehyde-3-phosphate dehydrogenase, translated as MTVRVGINGFGRIGRNFFRAVEAQKALGTTDIEIVAVNDLTDNATLATLLKYDSILGRLPKDVSLDGDDTIVVGDQRIKALAIKEGPSALPWGDLGVDVVVESTGIFTDSTKAKGHLAAGAKKVIISAPAKGEDLTVVMGVNDDKYDGSQNIISNASCTTNCLGPLAKVLNDSFGIERGLMTTIHAYTADQNLQDGPHKDPRRARAAALNIVPTGTGAAKAIGLVLPELNGKLDGYALRVPVPTGSITDLTADLRKPASVDEIDAAFKAAAEGPLKGILKYSTDPIVSSDIVTDPHSSIYDAPLTKVIDGQVKVSSWYDNEWGYSNRLADLIGLVGKSL; from the coding sequence GTGACTGTCCGGGTAGGCATCAACGGCTTCGGCCGCATCGGTCGGAACTTCTTCAGGGCGGTCGAAGCGCAGAAGGCGCTCGGCACCACGGATATCGAGATCGTCGCGGTCAACGACCTCACCGACAACGCCACGCTGGCGACCCTGCTCAAGTACGACTCCATCCTGGGCCGCCTGCCGAAGGACGTCTCGCTCGACGGTGACGACACCATCGTGGTCGGCGACCAGCGGATCAAGGCACTGGCCATCAAGGAGGGCCCGTCCGCGCTGCCGTGGGGCGACCTGGGCGTCGACGTGGTCGTCGAGTCGACCGGTATCTTCACCGATTCCACGAAGGCGAAGGGGCACCTGGCCGCCGGCGCCAAGAAGGTGATCATCTCCGCGCCCGCCAAGGGCGAGGACCTGACCGTCGTCATGGGCGTCAACGACGACAAGTACGACGGCAGCCAGAACATCATCTCGAACGCGTCCTGCACGACGAACTGCCTGGGCCCGCTCGCCAAGGTGCTGAACGACTCGTTCGGCATCGAGCGCGGCCTGATGACCACGATCCACGCCTACACCGCGGATCAGAACCTGCAGGACGGCCCGCACAAGGACCCGCGCCGCGCCCGCGCCGCCGCACTGAACATCGTGCCCACCGGCACCGGCGCCGCCAAGGCCATCGGCCTGGTGCTGCCCGAGCTGAACGGCAAGCTGGACGGCTACGCGCTGCGCGTGCCGGTCCCGACCGGCTCGATCACCGACCTGACCGCCGACCTGCGCAAGCCGGCCTCGGTCGACGAGATCGACGCCGCGTTCAAGGCGGCCGCGGAGGGCCCGCTGAAGGGCATCCTGAAGTACAGCACCGACCCGATCGTCTCCAGCGACATCGTGACCGACCCGCACTCGTCGATCTACGACGCGCCGCTGACCAAGGTGATCGACGGCCAGGTGAAGGTCAGCTCGTGGTACGACAACGAGTGGGGCTACTCCAACCGCCTGGCCGACCTGATCGGCCTCGTCGGCAAGTCGCTGTAA